The Pyrus communis chromosome 12, drPyrComm1.1, whole genome shotgun sequence genomic sequence AACAtcattaattttcttgattGCAACCTTTTCTCCAGTGTGCGTGTCAATTGCAGAACCCACGACACCATAACTTCCTTTCCCAATGACTTCCTGAACCTGGTATCGACTTCCCTCTCCATACTCGGTGAAGAATTCTGTTTCTAGATTGCCCTGCATTAAAGATCAACAACCATTATTAGTGATCAAAATATACGTGATTATCTATAAACAAGCATAGAGGAGTAAGGAAACAACATGAACATTGTAATTCGTTcgatccagaaaatgctttttaACGAATTCACACAGTACAGCCACATTCGCCGAGTTGGTTTAAAGCATTCAATCTTACACCCCTAAGGACCCGAATTCCCCCTCCCCAATATTGTTGTATCAAAAGTCCATCTCTTTCTATCTCCTATACCATGAAGCTCTAAAATTTTGGAGGTATTCAATAAATTCCAAACAAAACACCCCGCATTCAACCAAGCAGAATCAAAGCAAGAAAAACCAAATCAGATCAACACCCAGATgaacaaattcaaaaacaaaagaaacccagatcgtaaaaatacaaaaaaaggaACCTTCTTCTGTGAATCCATGGGGTGAGCAGCTCTGAAGTCGGCCCTTGTAGGAACTCTGATGACCTTCAATCCTGAAATGTCAAAGTCGTCCTCAACCTCAAACTGCAGATGGTGCTGGTTCTCCCGGCCTTGTTTTTGTTCCGGCTGATGAGAATCGGACGGTTGGGCGCTTAAATCGGAGACGTGGGCACCATTGTGATCATTGCCcagtttattaattttgttgttgtcGGAGTAGTTATGATTATTATTTGGATTAGAAGTATTAATAATAGTTGCGGAAgtggaagtggaagaagaagaagacgagcGACGTTGAAACCAGCGACGGACACCCTCCACCAGAGTAGCTCCACTCCCCATATACTCTgcccgctctctctctctctctctctcctcctctcagCCACACAATTGCAGCATTgcccgctctctctctctcctctcacgCACTATTTTCTCGCTCTTTTATCGGAGATTTTCTTTCGTGTCCGATGGTCCCCGTGCAGAGAGAGAGTTTTGATTAGGTGCACAGATGGGGAGGGATGGCAATGTCAACCGTGCCGTGCACTTTACCACGTTCTGCATTTTGGGAGATGGGCATTTGGTGTCCATTATACCATCAGCATAAAAATGCAATAATTAGGtaaggagatcaaatttttaaattaaattttataaacaaaaaatgtagATATtgataattatattatatttaagtatttattaatgttcttattttctattatgatccatcatttatttaaaattttaatcttcctaacattatctTAAAaaagctttttagccaaaatggtcacTGAGATTTTCATAACTCCTCACCttgatccctgagatttgaaatcgatagaattgaTCCCGAGAttgtctaccatcaatcattttggttattttgtgaaaaaattccatttaataagaataaaatgacaaaaataccctcaatttttgtcaaatcattttgactTGTTGTTTATTGAactaagggtatttttgttattttaatccttatttaacataatgtTTCTCGGAcagaccaaaatgattgatggtggataaTTTTAATGACCatttctattaatttcaaatctcaaggactaaagtaatgagttatgcaaatctcatgaaccattttGTCTAAAAAGGCTCTTAAAAATAAGTAGACATCAAGTATGATATAATCTTATGGGGAAATTTTCGATATTATATGGGTGTTACATGCAATGGTCTAAGAATGGACTAGCGGCTGCCTAGGGATTGGACGGTAGTTTTCATAAGGATTTTGGACAAAACGGTCATTAAAACCGGAAAGAGACTAGGCGGTTTAAGCAGTAAGCAGTCTAGACGGCACTGGGCGGTTCCAAATTTAAGTTAACTAATTAAGTTAAGGTGGAAAATATGTAACCTACCTAAAGGAAACCTAGAAGCTCACGCGCAACATCTAATCTTGTCGCTCTGTGTCTGTGCAAATCCAAAAGCTCTCGCTCGCGCTGCATTTTGTCTCCTTGATCCTACAAACCCAGACTTGATGAGTTGATCCTACAAGCTCCGCAACTCTACCTTTGCGTCGTCTCTCTCTCACCATGTTTGCAATATGATTCTTTGTAAATATTATGTGATTTAGACTCTACACACATACCTCTGAACTCGTTCTTTATCTGGAGGAAATCTTGATGGATGAGATGAGAGTCGAGGCCCACTGACTATTGTCAAATTATTCTTTTCCTTTGTAAATCATGCGAAGCTTTTGATTGTTAATTTGCTCACTGAATTAGAATCAGGAACCGTTGTTACATTTGTAATTTGTTAATTTGCTTATTgagcttttttgtttttactgtattatatctttattttatttctaatataagtgttgttttttttttttctaaatgtaAACAGTcacttatttatatgaaataataataaattaacttAATCATCATAGGTGTTAGGTTCCAACCCGCCGTCCAACTAGCGCCGAACATCTTTTAGAGCAATGGTTAAGTGTGTGTACTCTTTTGGAgctgtttgataatcatttcgtcattagtttttaattttagtcttcaaatttcacttgtttgaaaactgaaatattgtttggtaactatttctagttttcaaaaaaatgaaaactactTTATTAAGTGTTCAAAATTTAGccttaaattttcaattttccttttatgATGGTGAGGCATTGCTTCCATCACTGATAAGAAGAACACCAAATTCTCCTATGGGTGCTTCAATAACATTATAGTCATAAAAAGTTGGTACGAAAAAAACTTCTATGCAAAGTTCAAAATGGTGAATTGAGGTAGAGTGCACCGATCGTCCAGTCACTTGGCCGGCTAGTGAAAGAAAAAGCTTGCATCTAAAGCTTATTCAACAGATAAATAAGTTACTTGTGCTCTATTACATAACATTAAGTTATGCTACGGGAACCCTTTCAAAAGTGGGAGGGACTTTCCACATACTCTATGTCACTTTATGTTTTttacacaatgttttataaagTTTGAATAAGAATTAATGTCAAACTATGGGATGACAAAAAGTTTATTAAAAGTCTCACTTTGGAAGAGAGTCTCCTTAAAATTTCTCTACTATCAAAATGATAATTGATTTCCATATGCAAGTAAGTTTCTAACATACTCGATCAATTTACTAaagctttttagctaaaattgttcatgagattgacataatttcttaccttggtccatgagatttgaaatcgataaaagtggttcatgagtttgtccatcatcaatcattttggtaattctgtaaaaaatctccattaaataggGATACGATGACAAAAgtaccctcaatttttgtcaaatcattttagccccattgtttattaaattgatgattttttttcattttagtcCTTATTTAACGAAAATTGTcaaggaatgaccaaaatgatttatggtGGACAAACTTAATGACTACTTCTATTGACTTCAAATCTTTGGAACAAAAGTGAGAAATTATGTCAATTTCAAGttccattttggctaaaaagttaTTTACAAAACACAAGGTGAGGTGAGGTAGGAgtaaggatcctcgccggatcctatTTGTGAGAATTTCAGGAATCCTCctatcacatccgttcatcatacattatACAACCAATTTTCATTAGgtatttgtttatattcaattttaaataaaaaaatttataataatttatgatcgcacgatatataaTGAATATATGTAATTTGAGTATTTATGAGATCCTCAGtaaagaggatccggcgagaGTTCTCACGCAGGTAGGAGCGCAGTATAAGATCACAAAGAGTCCTTATACAGAAATAAGTTTGAAAGATAAGGACTGAACTGCAAAAGTAATGACTTATCTACAAGATATTTTATgactaaaagaagaaaataaaagaaataaggtAAAAAGACGGAAAAGGTCCGCATCATAAACCTAAAGCAAAGAATACAGAACTCAATCCTAAGCCGTCCGATCAGCCATCATCTTTCTGGCTCCCCACGCTCCCGATCCCATCAGCCAtccatcatcttcttcctactctctctctctcccccactGTCCAAAATTTCActtatcctctctctctccctccttccGAAGACCCAAGTCCCAATTCCCAAGTCCAACGTACACCAAAATCCATGgacccaccaccacctccatatCCAACTCCGCATCTTTACCCACCGCTCATCACCGCCGTCTCCGCCGCCCCAACCATCACTCCTGCCACCGTTGAAGCTCAAAATAACATTATCACCACTACCCATGTAGCTGCCAACCCCACTCCTGCTCCGAACCCTGCTCCCAATCACCCACCTTACGCCGAGGTAAATTACTAAACACACCCCATCCCCACCTCCCACCTCCCACCTCCCACCTCCCACTCGAGCTAAAGCTCCGAGCTTTTTTCTGAtctggttttttgttttgggtgcAGATGATATACGGAGCGATAACGGCGTTAAGGGAGAAGGACGGGTCGAGCAAGAGGGCTATAGAGAAGTACATAGAGCGATGCTACTCGGGGCTTCCGGCGACTCATTCGTCCTTGTTGACTCACCACCTCAAGCGCTTGAAGAACAGTGGTCACCTCGTTATGGTCAAAAAGTCGTACAAGCTTCCTGGATCTGAGGGTTCcgctccccctccccctcctcctcctactTCAGCTGCTGATGCTGCCTCCACGGCGGCGATTCCCTCTCCTGGGCCTGCAAGAGGCCGCGGCCGCCctcccaaaaacaaccctattTCTGACCATCCCATTTCCCAACAACCCATTAGCCAGCAATTCATTCCCTTTccccagcagcagcagcagccctTTCCAATTCTCCAACTGCCCACCTTACAGCAACCCATTCCGATTCTCGAGCAGCCCATTTCCCACCACCAACAACCCATTCCCATTCCCCAGCAGCCCATTTCCCACAACCAACAACCCATTCCCATTCCCCAGCAGCCCAATTCCCAGCCCGTCCCAGATGAGCCCAATTCCCAGCCCATGCTAGTCGCTCTCGGACTCGCCGACGAGCCAGGGTCGGAGAAGAGGCGCCCAGGTCGGCCGCGTAAGGTGGTTGTGGGTGCTGGAGTTGGACAAGCTGTGGGCAGCCCGGTGTCTGGTAAGAGGGGCCGGGGTCGTCCGCTGGGAACCAGGTTGCCCAAGAAGAAGGCTGGGCGTCCTCCCAAGCCAAAGTCCGTGTCGGCTGTCGGAGGCCCCAACGGAATTGTGAAGAGGGGCCGCGGGAGGCCTTCGAAAGCTGAGCCGAAGAGCGTCTTCTTTCCGTATGCCACCAATGTGCCTATCATTGGTGCATTTGAGCAGAGCAATGTGCCCAATGTGGTGGCGCCACAGCGACCACAACCGGGGGCCAAGCGCAGAGGCCGACCCtcaaagaagaaggaagaagctgcttctgctgctaCCGTGCGTGTTGGTGGTATGGTGCCCGGTAAGCGCGGCCGGCCGCCTGGGCTGCCTGGAATAAAGCGGCCCTCAAAAAAGAGCGGAAGGCCCGTGGGCAGGCCCAGGAAGGTAATACTCTTGTTATCTGCATCTCTCTAGTAAACAACCTTGTGAATTGCTGTGGCTTTTGTATCTCTAATGCCGCGTTGTCGCAAATTAGGTAAGTGTTAATGTTGGTCGGTGTGTTTGATAgtgaatttcttttgttttgagtAACTAACTAGATATTAAGCTTGCATTAGAACTAAGtaaaactgcaacaccgaatgGATAATCATATAATAACTTAGGGCttgtttgaatgtgcttttaaaatgaatgaatctGCTTCTagataaaatgtttttggattgcAAAAGTCCTtttaagtgctttctacaagaagcacgagttatgtgcttctttcaaGAAGCCCCTTAAGTTCTTTTCCAGGATTTACCAGCATTTTTCTAAGGAttgttttcaaaatattttcaccaaaagtgtttttagtaattttaaaagtacatccaaacgagTTCTTAGTATTAAAGGGGTTATGGTACTCTGGGTTTGTCCTTaattgttttactgaaatttccaTTAATCAAATCTGTATTGTTTCCAGTCCAAAAATATATGTTAATCTGTATTGTGTTCAgggaaaggaaaattaaattatgcaacttttctttgtttatttttatatgtAGGAATAATATAGGGGTTATGTACtagagaattaaaaaaaaaaaaaaaaaaactagcattGAGACTAGCCTAAGCAGTTCTTTGGGTGGGGCTATCAAGAAAAGGCCTCTGCCCACCGGGAATGGACTCTAGACTAGCCTAGGTGTatgaataatttttatttttttttaaaagcccAAACCCAAAACGACGTCTTTTTGGGCAGGGtttttaaaaattcatgttAATTttaggcttattatattaacaccaCACAAATTGTTGTATAAACCCTACATActaaatacaccccacatttactttttcaattaaaaattatcttaatacaccccacatactttcccataatatcctcacaccccacattctTAATATACACCTTACATTTTCTATATGCACAtcatattttctatacacccccacatttctcaaatcttataaagcttttaatttggacaatTAATGCTGACTAAAAGTTTGACAAAATATGCCGCCTGGGATTTAAAGCATATGTGggttgttttcaattccaccattaaaaTCCATGTTgtctgtttttaatatttggtggtaGTTTAGGTGTTTATTCTTCGTGTAATCCGTATGatccctaaaagatgaatacgAATATAGAAGCTTGAAAAATGCATCAAaagcaagattaaataattatcaatgttgtcaaaatcactaaaacaataaataatatgaagtcttacctcatgtgaagcttccAAAACATCAATTTCGTGTTTCATTTGTcagaaataatttttctcaatcaacatatttgtagtttcattggttaggattttgttcaacaatggagggtcggaggggttttgatagttgaagaagataaataatacgttCAAAGTGATTTGGAGTGTATAtggaattttttaatctttttttaacctaattaggtcaaaattttaatgtggggtgtattcaacATTTTGTGGGTTGCTAATATaaaaggacaaggattgtctgccctcccacttctagtgccctcccgtgccctcatgttttgtgtggtcacggtt encodes the following:
- the LOC137710820 gene encoding proline-rich protein LAS17-like, with the translated sequence MDPPPPPYPTPHLYPPLITAVSAAPTITPATVEAQNNIITTTHVAANPTPAPNPAPNHPPYAEMIYGAITALREKDGSSKRAIEKYIERCYSGLPATHSSLLTHHLKRLKNSGHLVMVKKSYKLPGSEGSAPPPPPPPTSAADAASTAAIPSPGPARGRGRPPKNNPISDHPISQQPISQQFIPFPQQQQQPFPILQLPTLQQPIPILEQPISHHQQPIPIPQQPISHNQQPIPIPQQPNSQPVPDEPNSQPMLVALGLADEPGSEKRRPGRPRKVVVGAGVGQAVGSPVSGKRGRGRPLGTRLPKKKAGRPPKPKSVSAVGGPNGIVKRGRGRPSKAEPKSVFFPYATNVPIIGAFEQSNVPNVVAPQRPQPGAKRRGRPSKKKEEAASAATVRVGGMVPGKRGRPPGLPGIKRPSKKSGRPVGRPRKNASAETTEGPDPKSVANGEFKRKLEYFQFKVGQAVGALKPYLNPESADSAVAAIQELEGLATMDISAPLDIQAQQPPMLQS